One region of Rana temporaria chromosome 9, aRanTem1.1, whole genome shotgun sequence genomic DNA includes:
- the LOC120913277 gene encoding prostate stem cell antigen-like, translating into MKLLLCLSLIFCLVSAESPLICYICRFEISSFCFSISGFEPCNGVCTTVNVSFGKSLLFTKRGCTTKCPEDFNLWSFQNNGTCCDTQRCNYEN; encoded by the exons ATGAAGCTTCTGCTGTGTCTGAGTTTAATTTTCTGCCTGGTGTCAGCGG AGTCACCATTGATTTGCTACATTTGCAGGTTTGAGATCAGTTCATTCTGCTTTTCCATTTCCGGATTTGAACCCTGCAATGGAGTTTGTACCACCGTCAATGTTTCTTTCG GAAAAAGCTTGTTGTTCACGAAAAGAGGATGCACAACAAAGTGTCCTGAAGATTTCAATTTATGGAGCTTCCAGAACAATGGGACTTGCTGCGACACACAACGGTGCAACTACGAGAATTAA